From the Microbacterium thalassium genome, one window contains:
- a CDS encoding RNA polymerase-binding protein RbpA, translated as MATGGNAIRGTRVGAGPMGEQDHGFHADRIAVSYWDAMGNETVRYFAAGIPEEEIPEVIDSPHTGLPAGRDKENPPAVAKTEPYKTHLAYVKERRSDEEAEELLDDALKQLRERRGQE; from the coding sequence ATGGCAACCGGAGGCAACGCGATCCGAGGCACCCGCGTGGGTGCCGGACCCATGGGCGAGCAGGACCACGGCTTCCACGCCGACCGCATCGCCGTCTCGTACTGGGACGCGATGGGCAACGAGACGGTCCGGTACTTCGCCGCGGGCATCCCCGAGGAGGAGATCCCCGAGGTGATCGACTCGCCGCACACCGGCCTTCCCGCCGGGCGCGACAAGGAGAACCCGCCGGCGGTGGCGAAGACCGAGCCGTACAAGACGCACCTGGCGTACGTGAAGGAGCGTCGCAGCGACGAAGAGGCCGAGGAGCTTCTCGACGACGCGCTCAAGCAGCTGCGCGAGCGTCGCGGTCAGGAGTAG
- the pgl gene encoding 6-phosphogluconolactonase, with protein sequence MTEVWAEKRVVIAPDPGTLAESVASRFLTRVRKRVANGRQAHISLTGGSMGGAVLAAAARHPRVHEIDWSLVHFWWSDERFVPRGHADRNDVLARGALLNHIDIPAENIHSAAGSDDGVDLDTAAEQYARELAAFGTPDHPWPTFVVCFLGVGPDAHIASLFPDRPEIQIVDRSVVPVRESPKPPPERVTMTRPVINSSLRVWMVLAGEDKAAALGLALAGASYLSVPAGGAKGRRRTVFFVDRAAAAKVPPELIDQEY encoded by the coding sequence ATGACGGAAGTGTGGGCTGAGAAGCGGGTCGTCATCGCACCCGACCCCGGAACGCTGGCCGAATCCGTCGCTTCCCGGTTCCTCACCAGGGTCCGCAAGCGCGTCGCGAACGGGCGCCAGGCCCACATCTCGCTCACCGGCGGCAGCATGGGCGGCGCGGTGCTCGCGGCGGCGGCCCGTCACCCCCGTGTCCACGAGATCGACTGGTCGCTCGTCCACTTCTGGTGGAGCGACGAGCGCTTCGTGCCGCGTGGACACGCCGATCGCAACGATGTCCTCGCCCGCGGTGCGCTGCTGAACCACATCGACATCCCCGCGGAGAACATCCACTCCGCCGCGGGCAGCGACGACGGCGTCGATCTCGACACGGCGGCCGAGCAGTACGCGCGGGAGCTGGCCGCCTTCGGGACGCCGGACCACCCGTGGCCGACGTTCGTGGTGTGCTTCCTCGGGGTCGGGCCCGACGCCCACATCGCGTCGCTGTTCCCCGACCGCCCCGAGATCCAGATCGTCGACCGCTCCGTCGTCCCGGTGCGCGAATCCCCCAAGCCTCCGCCCGAGCGGGTGACGATGACGCGACCGGTCATCAACTCCTCGCTGCGCGTGTGGATGGTGCTCGCCGGCGAGGACAAGGCCGCGGCGCTCGGACTCGCGCTGGCCGGCGCCAGCTACCTCAGCGTGCCCGCGGGCGGCGCGAAAGGCCGTCGCCGCACGGTCTTCTTCGTCGACCGGGCCGCCGCCGCCAAGGTTCCGCCCGAGCTCATCGACCAGGAGTACTGA
- a CDS encoding glucose-6-phosphate dehydrogenase assembly protein OpcA, with protein MIVDLPDTNVSKISRALVSVREEGGAVALGRVLTLIIITRQGAMEEAIEAANDASREHPMRVIVLMISEPDAPDARLDAQIRVGGDAGASEVVTLQVRGEAARSNLESLVTGLLLPDAPVVVWWPNETPPEPSATTIGRIAQRRITDAATKTDPSAWVSHLGETYAPGDTDLAWTRLTRWREQLAAILDQPPYETVTSVRVRGAADSPSTALLAAWLRVALDVPVEWEYLDADDWPHGIKSVALTRASGEVLLERPSPGLAILTQPGQPSHELAFPRRTLRECLAEELRRLDPDLLYGRVITEGWDLLDPPTTREA; from the coding sequence GTGATCGTCGACCTGCCCGACACCAACGTCAGCAAGATCTCGCGGGCTCTCGTGAGCGTGCGCGAGGAGGGCGGCGCCGTCGCGCTCGGGCGCGTGCTGACGCTCATCATCATCACGCGCCAGGGGGCGATGGAAGAGGCCATCGAGGCCGCCAACGACGCCTCGCGCGAGCACCCCATGCGGGTCATCGTGCTCATGATCAGCGAGCCCGATGCCCCGGATGCCCGTCTGGACGCGCAGATCCGCGTCGGCGGCGACGCCGGCGCCAGCGAGGTCGTGACGCTGCAGGTGCGCGGCGAGGCCGCCCGGTCGAACCTCGAGTCCCTCGTGACCGGACTGCTGCTGCCGGATGCGCCCGTCGTGGTGTGGTGGCCGAACGAGACGCCGCCCGAGCCGTCCGCGACCACGATCGGCCGCATCGCACAGCGCCGCATCACGGATGCCGCCACCAAGACCGATCCCTCGGCATGGGTGAGCCATCTCGGCGAGACGTACGCGCCCGGCGACACCGACCTGGCGTGGACGCGCCTGACGCGCTGGCGGGAGCAGCTCGCGGCGATCCTCGATCAGCCGCCGTACGAGACGGTCACGTCGGTGCGCGTGCGCGGCGCGGCGGATTCGCCCTCGACGGCGCTGCTCGCGGCGTGGCTGCGCGTCGCCCTCGACGTGCCGGTGGAGTGGGAGTACCTCGACGCCGACGACTGGCCGCACGGCATCAAGTCGGTGGCCCTGACGCGCGCGAGCGGCGAGGTGCTGCTCGAGCGGCCGAGCCCCGGTCTGGCGATCCTCACGCAGCCCGGCCAGCCCAGCCACGAGCTCGCCTTCCCGCGCCGCACGCTGCGCGAGTGCCTGGCGGAGGAGCTGCGTCGCCTGGATCCCGACCTCCTGTATGGTCGAGTCATCACCGAGGGGTGGGATCTGCTGGACCCGCCGACGACGCGGGAGGCGTAG